One genomic segment of [Phormidium] sp. ETS-05 includes these proteins:
- the thyX gene encoding FAD-dependent thymidylate synthase — protein sequence MERFRVEVIAKTPNPQQVVYAAMHQDYSEELVVADRANWPAEAKCGEIIVKRLLAGDRGHFGPLEHPQITLNCGYFPHSVMQQVRTHRVGISFDVQSNRYTGQRIVDAAQGNRDIEEVFYLRPVGEYTDRQGKRYDYTPEQRQRDMQWCLEAAKRYQQLITEGTSEEHARGIIPFDVRQHWVMSLNPRSLMHILDMRWKSDAQLEAQKLCELIWPHFQEWMPDVAAWYEKSRIKKARLAP from the coding sequence ATGGAGCGGTTTAGAGTAGAAGTTATTGCTAAAACCCCTAATCCCCAGCAGGTGGTTTATGCCGCTATGCACCAGGATTATAGTGAGGAATTGGTAGTGGCCGATCGGGCAAACTGGCCCGCCGAGGCTAAATGTGGCGAAATTATCGTCAAGCGGTTATTAGCGGGAGATAGAGGTCATTTTGGACCCTTGGAACACCCGCAAATTACCCTGAACTGCGGTTATTTTCCCCACAGCGTTATGCAGCAGGTGCGGACTCACAGGGTAGGCATCAGCTTCGATGTGCAATCTAACCGCTATACGGGTCAAAGAATAGTAGATGCGGCTCAAGGAAACCGAGACATTGAGGAAGTATTTTATCTGCGTCCGGTGGGTGAATATACAGACCGCCAAGGTAAACGCTATGACTACACCCCAGAACAGCGTCAACGGGATATGCAGTGGTGTCTAGAAGCGGCGAAACGTTACCAGCAACTAATCACCGAAGGCACTTCAGAAGAACACGCCCGAGGTATCATTCCTTTTGATGTGCGTCAGCATTGGGTTATGTCTTTAAATCCCCGTTCTTTAATGCACATTTTGGATATGCGCTGGAAGTCAGACGCCCAATTAGAAGCACAAAAACTCTGCGAGTTAATTTGGCCTCATTTTCAAGAATGGATGCCTGATGTGGCGGCGTGGTATGAAAAATCTCGCATCAAAAAAGCTCGCTTGGCTCCTTGA